The following coding sequences are from one Arthrobacter sp. PvP023 window:
- a CDS encoding carbon-nitrogen hydrolase family protein, translating to MRIALGQLESGTDTQANLAAIDRFTAEAALDGATLIAFPEYATYEKKKVDATFPEIAEPLDGPVCQELAAIARRHRIALVAGVVETSDEPGKAYNTLVAFGPDGGRLAVYRKIHLFDAQGFGESTFIKPGPTTSPVVFEHGGARFGLMTCYDLRFPELARSLADAGAQVLLVCSSWVPGTHKTEQWLALNAARAIENSVYVAGVCQTPPVSVGRSVLIDPMGVVEADLGLEPGARAVDVSLETVARVRELFPMFRQRRL from the coding sequence GTGAGGATAGCGCTCGGGCAGCTGGAGTCGGGCACCGACACCCAGGCCAACCTCGCCGCGATCGACCGGTTCACCGCCGAAGCAGCGCTCGACGGCGCCACGCTGATCGCCTTCCCGGAATACGCCACCTACGAGAAGAAAAAGGTGGACGCGACATTTCCGGAGATCGCCGAGCCGCTGGACGGTCCCGTCTGCCAGGAACTCGCCGCCATCGCCCGCCGCCACCGCATCGCGCTGGTGGCGGGCGTGGTGGAAACCTCGGACGAGCCGGGCAAGGCCTACAACACCCTGGTGGCTTTCGGGCCGGACGGGGGTCGGCTGGCTGTCTACCGGAAGATCCACCTGTTCGACGCGCAGGGCTTCGGGGAATCGACGTTCATCAAACCGGGACCGACCACCAGCCCGGTGGTGTTCGAGCACGGGGGAGCGCGCTTCGGCCTGATGACCTGCTACGACCTGCGGTTCCCGGAGCTGGCCAGGTCACTGGCCGACGCCGGCGCCCAGGTCCTGCTGGTCTGCTCGTCCTGGGTGCCGGGCACCCACAAGACCGAGCAGTGGCTGGCGCTCAATGCGGCACGCGCCATCGAGAACAGCGTGTACGTGGCAGGGGTTTGCCAGACGCCGCCGGTCTCGGTGGGGAGGAGCGTCCTGATTGATCCCATGGGGGTTGTGGAAGCCGATCTTGGACTGGAGCCTGGGGCGCGGGCAGTGGACGTCTCGCTAGAGACGGTGGCCAGGGTACGGGAGCTGTTCCCGATGTTCCGGCAGCGGCGGCTTTGA